A DNA window from Trypanosoma brucei brucei TREU927 chromosome 10, whole genome shotgun sequence contains the following coding sequences:
- a CDS encoding hypothetical protein, conserved (possible ubiquinone biosynthesis protein; possible ABC1 kinase), producing the protein MLRRIWSHKVLTTFVTLPVASVGGIAIYVEYRQRTRPVLPVFAPVVDGNGSLLLDGKAVPKPSRWVVARRVVELFLIFFPVAVLYVVMRLRRDWYLLWLQLLLRAVERAGPAFVKAGQWSCTRQDVFSPEFRSVFKKLYDEVDTHPYEVSLQILREELQQDPAEIFSTIEEKTVGSGSIGQVHSATLRHTGEHVVVKVMHPNVVETIVKDFCIINTLASFLHHRVPALEKYDLPALAIAWTTHLAAQLDFRLEARNLTLFRKNFRNEPYVRFPKPLLSTQRVLVETFCKGEPASVEFLAAQEEHARDKIANMGLNTWCKMLLHDKFLHGDMHPGNVIIDASDPHEPCVWLIDAGLCQQISEDEGVITHNLMEAFVHWKADLCCDALLSMGKRQKYADENKFRSDMNWLFNHWRPLHSKDAVVTNILQAIFECVRVNQVHMDPPYVSLLFAVLVLESFIMNLNPEFNMVRHAAPWLVADGHLTRGLMKNIVMTRLDLIKREMGVLRGRLRDGAHNDLAKNENVHLNANAW; encoded by the coding sequence ATGCTTCGCCGCATTTGGAGTCACAAAGTTCTCACTACCTTCGTTACATTGCCCGTTGCCTCGGTAGGAGGAATCGCCATTTACGTGGAATACCGCCAGAGAACTCGGCCAGTTCTTCCAGTTTTTGCACCGGTGGTGGATGGCAATGGCTCGCTATTGTTGGATGGCAAAGCCGTCCCCAAACCTAGCCGGTGGGTGGTGGCGCGACGCGTCGTCGAACTTTTCCTAATTTTCTTTCCCGTTGCCGTCTTGTATGTGGTGATGAGGCTTCGCCGTGACTGGTATCTTCTCTGGTTGCAGCTGCTTTTACGGGCTGTAGAGCGCGCTGGACCCGCCTTCGTGAAAGCTGGCCAGTGGAGTTGCACCCGGCAGGATGTCTTTTCACCAGAGTTTCGTTCTGTGTTCAAGAAGTTATACGACGAGGTGGACACACACCCATATGAGGTATCACTTCAGATTCTTAGGGAAGAGTTGCAACAGGACCCAGCCGAAATATTTAGCACGATTGAGGAGAAGACTGTTGGTTCCGGTTCCATTGGGCAAGTCCATAGTGCGACGCTGCGCCACACAGGAGAGCATGTCGTTGTAAAGGTGATGCACCCAAATGTGGTTGAGACTATCGTGAAGGACTTCTGCATAATCAATACCTTAgcctctttccttcaccaTCGTGTCCCAGCACTTGAAAAATATGATCTGCCGGCGCTGGCAATCGCATGGACTACCCACCTTGCGGCTCAGTTAGACTTCCGACTGGAGGCAAGGAATTTAACTTTATTCCGGAAGAACTTTAGGAATGAACCATATGTTCGGTTTCCCAAACCACTGTTGTCGACGCAGCGTGTACTTGTGGAAACGTTTTGCAAGGGTGAACCGGCCTCCGTTGAGTTTCTGGCCGCTCAGGAGGAACATGCGCGCGACAAGATCGCAAATATGGGTTTAAACACGTGGTGCAAGATGTTACTGCACGACAAATTCCTTCATGGTGACATGCACCCCGGTAATGTTATTATTGACGCCTCCGACCCCCATGAACCGTGTGTATGGCTCATAGATGCGGGTTTGTGCCAACAGATCAGTGAAGATGAGGGTGTGATCACTCACAACCTCATGGAAGCTTTTGTTCACTGGAAAGCAGACCTTTGTTGCGATGCCCTGTTAAGCATGGGCAAGCGCCAAAAGTATGCCGACGAGAATAAATTTAGGAGCGATATGAACTGGCTCTTTAATCACTGGCGCCCTCTCCACTCTAAGGATGCTGTTGTGACGAACATCCTTCAGGCCATATTTGAGTGTGTTCGGGTAAATCAAGTTCACATGGATCCGCCGTATGTGTCTTTGTTATTTGCAGTTCTTGTGCTGGAGTCCTTCATTATGAACCTCAACCCGGAGTTTAATATGGTACGGCACGCGGCGCCGTGGTTGGTTGCTGACGGACACTTGACCCGCGGTCTGATGAAAAACATTGTAATGACACGTCTGGATTTAATTAAACGTGAGATGGGAGTTTTGCGTGGCCGCCTTAGGGACGGTGCGCATAATGACTTggcgaaaaatgaaaacgttCACTTAAATGCGAATGCATGGTAG